One Granulicella sp. 5B5 DNA window includes the following coding sequences:
- a CDS encoding inorganic diphosphatase yields MPNYLELPVGPGAPHLVNAVIEIPLEGISKYEYDKELHVFRLDRNLYSPVHYPGDYGFIPSTLGDDGDPLDVLVLVDTPSFPGCVLTVRPIGMLQMVDQGQGDEKILCVGDGNPRYADVKNYTDVYPHILKEIDHFFSIYKDLEGKTVDTDGWRGVDEAIKVIEKARKAFTDKKAAGK; encoded by the coding sequence ATGCCGAATTACCTTGAACTGCCTGTTGGCCCTGGCGCACCGCACCTGGTCAACGCCGTCATCGAGATTCCTCTGGAAGGAATCAGCAAATATGAGTACGACAAGGAACTGCACGTCTTCCGCTTGGACCGCAACCTGTACTCGCCGGTACATTACCCTGGCGACTATGGATTTATCCCGTCGACGCTGGGCGATGACGGCGATCCGCTGGATGTGCTGGTGCTGGTGGATACGCCGAGCTTTCCGGGTTGTGTGCTGACCGTTCGTCCCATCGGCATGCTGCAGATGGTGGACCAGGGACAGGGCGATGAGAAGATCCTGTGCGTTGGCGACGGCAATCCCCGCTATGCCGATGTGAAGAACTACACGGATGTGTATCCGCATATTCTGAAAGAGATCGATCACTTCTTCTCCATCTACAAGGACCTGGAGGGCAAGACTGTCGATACCGATGGCTGGCGCGGTGTGGATGAAGCGATCAAGGTGATCGAGAAAGCCCGGAAGGCGTTTACGGACAAGAAGGCTGCTGGCAAGTAG